GAACAGGTATAAATGGCTTAGTTTATTATTTACTCAGTAAATAATACAGTTCATTCCATTTCAATTGATCTTCGAGTCTTGCTACCGTAGTGTCCTCGTCGATCAATACATATTCCAGTCCGGCAATACGTGCAAAATCTTCCAGGTATTCGGGTGTTAAGCTCAAGCTGTAGGCAGTATGGTGCGCACCCCCAGCCAGAATCCAGGCACTGCAACCTGTTTTCATATCGGGCAGCGGTTTCCATAACACCCGTGCGACAGGAAGCTTAGGGAGTTCTTCTTCTACAGCAACACCTTGTACTTTGTTTACGATCAAACGGAAACGCGTTCCCATATCGACCAAAGAAGCATTCAATGCATCACCACTTTGGCCATTAAAAACCAAGCGAGCAGGATCTGCCTTGCCGCCAATGCCTAGTGGATGCACTTCTATTCGTGGTTTTCCAATTGCCAATGCGGGGTCCACTTCCAACATGTGTGAGCCAAGTACCATGGGATTCTGCGGATCAAAATGATAGGTGTAGTCTTCCATAAATGCCGTCGTACCCGGTAATCCTGCTCCCATTATTTTGCAAGCACGCACCAAAGCTGGGGTCTTCCAATCCCCTTCACCGGCAAAACCATACCCCTCAGCCATTAAACGCTGTACCGCCAGGCCCGGAAGTTGTACCATGCCATGCAGATCCTCAAAAGTATCCGTAAAACCTTTAAAGTCTCCTTGTTCCAAAAACTTCCGTAGGCCAATTTCTATCTTAGCAGCTTCGATGAGGTTAGCACGATATTCACCGCCAGCTTTCACATTTTCGGCTAGCTCATAAGTTGCTTCGTACTCTACTAATAATGCCGCGATTTCCGCTTCAGTGCTCGCATTAATCACCTCCACTAGATCCCCAATGGCATAGGTGTTTACAGCGAAACCAAATTGCGACTCTGCCTCTACTTTATCGCCATCTGTAACAGCCACATAACGCATATTGTCACCAAAGCGTGCAAATTTGGCTCCTTGCCAGTCATGCCAGCCTGCGGCTGCACGCGCCCAAACATTAATCCGTTCCAATACTTCCGCATCTTGCCAATGGCCAGTGACGACTTTACGCGCTATTTTTAAGCGGCTAACGATATGTCCAAATTCACGATCCCCATGTGCACTTTGGTTAAGGTTCATAAAATCCATATCGATACTCTGCCACGGGATATCCTGGTTGTACTGCGTATGCAGATGCAACAATGGCTTTTGCAGTGCTTTTAATCCCCTAATCCACATCTTTGCCGGTGAAAAGGTATGCATCCAGGTAATGACCCCAATACAATTTTTTTCACTGTTGGCGGCTGCCAATGTTGCATAAATCTCGTCTGTATTTTTTACGATCGGTTTATATTTTACCGTTACCGGAATCACAGGCTGTACATTTAAATAGGCTGCAATTTCTTCCGCATGTACGGCTACTTGTTTTAAGGTTTCTTCTCCATATAGATCTTGGCTTCCAACGATAAACCAGACCTCAAGTTCTTTTAAATTGATATTCATGTTAATTGTAGTTTTTGCTCTATTTTTTATTATTCAGCATTATTGACCATAATAGGCATTGTTTCCATGTTTCCGTTCGTAATGCTTTTTGATCAATGCAGGCTTTAATCGAGGTGCATTCGGGTTGATCTGTTCTGTCAACCAAGCCATTTTCGCCACCTGTTCCAACACCGCACTGTTATAGACAGACTTTATTCCGGTTTTACCCCAAGCAAACGGCGCGTGGTTGCCAACCAGAATCATTTCCACTTCTTGATAGTCCAGCTTATTTTCGACAAAGTGATTGATAATTTGAAACCCCGTTTCATGTTCGTAGTTTCCGGCGATCATCTCATCGTGCATTGGTGGGGCACAAGGAATATCGACGGTCAAATGATCGGCATGTGTCGTTCCAAAAATGGGAATATCCCGCTGTGCCTGTGCCCATGCTGTCGCATAGGTGGAGTGTGTATGTGTTATACCGCCAATCTCTTTCCACTGTTTATACAATAGGGCATGGGTTTTCGTATCTGATGATGGCCGAAGATTACCCTCAACCACATGACCATCAAAATCTACAATCACCATATGTTCCGGTGTAAGCTCCTCATAAGGGACCCCACTGGGTTTAATGGCAAAAACTTCATGGTGACGGTCAACAACACTCACATTTCCAAATGTAAAAAGCACCAATCCCAGCTGGGGCAATTGCATATTGCAATGGTAGGCTTCTTCTTTAATTGAATTATACATGATTAAAATTTGAATGGTTAAACAGTAATGGCGAGCGATTCCTTTCCTTCGACAAAAGCTCCCAGCGCCCGGTAATGTGCATAGCGCTCGGCATAAATGGACACCCATTTTTCCTCAGGGATATAAGTCCGTTCAAAACCTTGTCCCATTGCCTTCATGGCGTCCTCGACCCGGTTATATAAACCAGCAGCTGTTGCGGCAAACATGGCTGCGCCAATGGCACAAGTCTGTTCACTTTTATGAATACGGATAGGCATATTCATCACATTGGCCATCATTTGCATAATAAAAGGTGATTTTTTGGCAACTCCGCCTAAACCGATCAAGCCTTTCACAGGAATACCCTGCTCCACGAAACGGTCAACAATAGCCTTTGCGCCAAAACAAGTCGCTTCGACAATCGCTCTGAAGATCCGCGGCGCATCTGTTCCGAGGTGTAAGCCTGTGATCGCCCCTTTCAAGGATTGATCCGCATCCGGAGTTCGGCGGCCATTGAGCCAATCTAAAGCTAATTCTGATGTTTCTGTTACGGGAAGTAACGCAGCCTGCTCACTTAGACTGACCAATAGTTTCTCTTCCAACGTTGCGATCAACTGTTCCCGCGTTCGTTCATCGATCTCTTCAACATCTTGTATCAAATTTTTCGTTGGCCATAGCAACACCTGTTTCAGCCAGGCGTAAGCATCACCAAATGCCGACTGTCCAGCTTCCATACCAATCATTCCCGGTATAATGGAACCGTCTACCTGACCACAGATCCCTTTCACCAGGGTATCCTGAACCTCTTCTCTTGGAGCAACTAACATATCACAGGTTGATGTCCCCATCACCTTACTCAGATAATAGGGCTCAATTTGTCCTCCAACTGCCCCCATGTGGCAGTCAAATGCACCTACACCAACAACAACTGCTGTTGTGAGACCTAGTCGTTGCGCCCATTCTTCGGAAAGTTGGCCAACAGGTTTGTCAGCTGTATAGGTTTCAGAAAATAAACGATCGACCAAACCGTCCAACAACGGATCTAGTGATGAAAAAAAGGAATTTGGAGGTAATCCACCAAATTCTTCAGCCCAAAGCGACTTATGCCCCGCTGAGCAAACCCCTCGTTTCATAGCGGACACCTGTGTTCCGCCAGTCAATAGAAAAGGAATATAATCACAATGCTCCACCCAGCTATAGGTGGCGGCACGCACCTTTTCATCAGTCCTAAAAACATGAAGTAATTTGGCCCAGAACCATTCCGAGGAGTATATTCCGCCTACATACTTCAGATAATCCACCGAACTATTTTGATTGTGCAGGTTGATTTCTTTAGCCTCTCTAACGGCTGTATGATCTTTCCATAAAACAAACATGGCATTGGGGTTGTCTTTAAACTCGTCCAACAACGCCAATGGAACCCCCGCTGCGTTAACGGCAACAGGGGTAGATCCTGTTGTATCTACGGAAATAGCCTTTACAGCCGAGCCGATATTGCCGAGCCCCGATTTGAGCAAGCAGTCTTTTATTGTCGCTTCCAGGCCTTCGATATAATCCAAAGGGTGTTGTCTAAATTGACTTAAAGCAGCATCACAATACACCCCTCTTTTCCAACGCGGGTAGTAAAATACGGAAGCAGCTATTTCCTCGCCATTGCTAGCGTCAACCAACACCGACCGGACTGAATCACTTCCATAGTCCACCCCAATGACATACGATTTATTCATTTTTGCTGAATTTGGTTTATAACTTATAATTGTCTCTAACGCCTTACTTTCCAATCCTCCCCTTTCCGAAGTACGCCTTGAAAAAATAATTAGTGTCAAATAAACATTTATTTTTTTAAATATGAAAGAAAATTTTCATATTTAAAAAATTGAGCTAACTTCATGGCGGCAAATTATGATTAACCCGAGCCCGCAATATTGGCTTACAAAAGCCTTTAAAGGGATGTGTCAGACAATTATTATACTTATTTTTAGCTATTTACTTTTTTACATAGTTTTGCTCATGAAATAAATGGGATGAAGTCAGATAAAAAGATAAAACGATAGACGATGGAATATTATAAAAAAGATTCAGGGATCCTTTTGGCAGTAGACTGTATCATATTTGGATTTAACGGAGAATCCCTGGAAGTACTTTTAATTAAACGCGATTTCGAACCAGAAAGAAATAAATGGAGTCTAATGGGTGGATTCGTTCAATCCGACGAAAGTCCCGAAGAGGCCGCGAGCAGGGTGCTTAAACAGTTAACCGGACTTGAAAATGTATATATGGAGCAATGTAGTGTATTCGGAGAACCGAAGCGCGAGCCTAGCGATCGCGTTGTCAGTATCTGTTATTTTGCGCTGATTGATACGCAGCAATACAGACATATCCTAAGTGACGATTACGAAGCGCAATGGTTCCCATTGCGGGAACATCCCAAATTGATCTTCGACCATGACCAAATGATCGCTTCGGCGCAGCATCGCCTACGCATGAAGGCAGCCTTATATCCAATATTATTTGAACTGCTTCCCGAGAAATTCACGATTCCCCAAATTGCAGCACTTTATGAGGGTGTTTACAATATTGAGTTGGACAAGCGAAATTTCAGCCGAAAACTGCTTTCCTCAGATCTCATCATCAAACTGGAAGAAAAAGATAAGGAAAATTCAAAAAAAGGAGCTTACTATTTCAAACTAAATACCGCTATCTATAAGGAAAAAATCATGTCCTTCTTACGTTATTTACCCAGCTGGTCAATAGAATCATAATTAAATAGCATGCAAATCAGGCATAGGAATAGGAATATATTTCACTTTCAATTTTCGTTTTTTCAATAATTCCTTATATTTATCACGAGCATATCCTTTTTGCAATTAGGATATGTTGAATAAACGCATTTTATAAAATAAACAACATGAGCAAATTGAGATTAGCATTTATATTCTTTACGATTTTATTTATTTCATCATATACAGGATTACAGGCACAAACCCCTGTTGCTGCGCCGGCTACCGCAGCAGCGCAACAGGCTAATGCCTTTAAATATAGTCCGGATGGATTAAGAAAGGGAAGCTTGGCAAATCAATTTGACCACCTGAATTATATTTCGAAAAATAACTATGATTTTAAGATGGTGCGAAAAACCAATCTCGATATTGTGAAACGAAATGTAATTGATACTGTAGCAAAGCTTCAAAAAGAAATCAGCTCGTTGAAATCATCTTCAAGCAACTATACCTCGAATACCAAAACGTTGCAAGATTCTATTCAAGTTTTAAAGGATCAATTGGCGCAGGAGAAAGAAAAAACAGAAAGCTTTTCTTTCTTGGGAATCAATACATCAAAAACTTTTTATAGCACTGTTGTTTGGACGATCATTGCGGTATTGGCAGCAGCAGCATTTATCTTTTTATTTTCTTATCGGAAAGCGAAAGTGGACACGGTGGAATTTCAAAAGACGGCGGAGCAATCACAAGAAGAGTTCGCCACTTTCCGCAAAAAGGCAATGGAAAAAGAACAACTGCTCAAGCGACAGCTGCAAGATGAACTGAACAAAAAAATCTAGCCCTGTTTTTCATAAAACAGCAGATTAAAAAAATCGACCTGTAACGAATCCATGAAGCATTCTGTTACAGGTCGATTTTTTTAATCCGGTTCAGTTCCTAGAAACGAACAAAAGATTCATCGAAGAACAGTGGTAAATTTCAAAAATACATAGCAGGATAAAAGAGAAAAACTATATTTGCAGGGATAGAAATCGAAACATTCAGAATTACAATAGATAACATTTTGACCTACATTAATAAAATTGTAATTTAATTGCAAATTCTATTTGTTTTTAAAAACGAATAACCTTATTTTTGCTGACCAAAAAAGAGGCCTTTTATGTCTCTTATATAAAATTGATTAATAAATATTTAGTCCCTATAATATGCCCAAGATTGGTAAAATAGCGCAGATTATCGGCCCAGTTGTTGACGTCAACTTCGCCGACAGTGAAAATCTACCTAAAATTTACGATGCATTGTACATTCAAAAAGAAAATGGACAACGTGTTGTATTAGAAGTTCAACAACACTTAGGTCAGGATCGTGTACGTACAATTGCCATGGACGCAACTGAAGGTTTAGTTCGCGGAATGGAAGTTGTCGATACTGGTGCTCCTATCAAAATGCCTGTTGGTGAAGAAATCAAAGGTCGTGTATTCAATGTAGTTGGTGATGCCATAGACGGGATCCAAAATTTGAATAAAGAGAATGGTCGTCCTATCCACAACGTACCTCCTAAATTCGAAGATTTGTCAACTGAGTCCGAAGTACTTTTTACTGGTATCAAAGTTATTGACCTTTTAGAGCCATATGCTAAAGGTGGTAAAATTGGTTTATTCGGTGGTGCCGGTGTAGGTAAAACTGTATTAATCCAAGAATTAATCAACAATATCGCAAAAGGTCACGGTGGCCTTTCTGTATTTGCCGGTGTAGGTGAACGTACACGTGAAGGGAATGACTTATTGCGCGAGATGTTGGAGTCAGGTATCATCAAATATGGTGAGCACTTTATGGAAGGCATGGAAAAAGGCGAATGGCCTTTGGACACTGTTGACCACGAATTGATGAAAGATTCAAAATGTACATTCGTATTCG
The Sphingobacterium multivorum genome window above contains:
- a CDS encoding L-ribulose-5-phosphate 4-epimerase — protein: MYNSIKEEAYHCNMQLPQLGLVLFTFGNVSVVDRHHEVFAIKPSGVPYEELTPEHMVIVDFDGHVVEGNLRPSSDTKTHALLYKQWKEIGGITHTHSTYATAWAQAQRDIPIFGTTHADHLTVDIPCAPPMHDEMIAGNYEHETGFQIINHFVENKLDYQEVEMILVGNHAPFAWGKTGIKSVYNSAVLEQVAKMAWLTEQINPNAPRLKPALIKKHYERKHGNNAYYGQ
- a CDS encoding ribulokinase, yielding MNKSYVIGVDYGSDSVRSVLVDASNGEEIAASVFYYPRWKRGVYCDAALSQFRQHPLDYIEGLEATIKDCLLKSGLGNIGSAVKAISVDTTGSTPVAVNAAGVPLALLDEFKDNPNAMFVLWKDHTAVREAKEINLHNQNSSVDYLKYVGGIYSSEWFWAKLLHVFRTDEKVRAATYSWVEHCDYIPFLLTGGTQVSAMKRGVCSAGHKSLWAEEFGGLPPNSFFSSLDPLLDGLVDRLFSETYTADKPVGQLSEEWAQRLGLTTAVVVGVGAFDCHMGAVGGQIEPYYLSKVMGTSTCDMLVAPREEVQDTLVKGICGQVDGSIIPGMIGMEAGQSAFGDAYAWLKQVLLWPTKNLIQDVEEIDERTREQLIATLEEKLLVSLSEQAALLPVTETSELALDWLNGRRTPDADQSLKGAITGLHLGTDAPRIFRAIVEATCFGAKAIVDRFVEQGIPVKGLIGLGGVAKKSPFIMQMMANVMNMPIRIHKSEQTCAIGAAMFAATAAGLYNRVEDAMKAMGQGFERTYIPEEKWVSIYAERYAHYRALGAFVEGKESLAITV
- a CDS encoding NUDIX hydrolase, which gives rise to MEYYKKDSGILLAVDCIIFGFNGESLEVLLIKRDFEPERNKWSLMGGFVQSDESPEEAASRVLKQLTGLENVYMEQCSVFGEPKREPSDRVVSICYFALIDTQQYRHILSDDYEAQWFPLREHPKLIFDHDQMIASAQHRLRMKAALYPILFELLPEKFTIPQIAALYEGVYNIELDKRNFSRKLLSSDLIIKLEEKDKENSKKGAYYFKLNTAIYKEKIMSFLRYLPSWSIES
- the araA gene encoding L-arabinose isomerase is translated as MNINLKELEVWFIVGSQDLYGEETLKQVAVHAEEIAAYLNVQPVIPVTVKYKPIVKNTDEIYATLAAANSEKNCIGVITWMHTFSPAKMWIRGLKALQKPLLHLHTQYNQDIPWQSIDMDFMNLNQSAHGDREFGHIVSRLKIARKVVTGHWQDAEVLERINVWARAAAGWHDWQGAKFARFGDNMRYVAVTDGDKVEAESQFGFAVNTYAIGDLVEVINASTEAEIAALLVEYEATYELAENVKAGGEYRANLIEAAKIEIGLRKFLEQGDFKGFTDTFEDLHGMVQLPGLAVQRLMAEGYGFAGEGDWKTPALVRACKIMGAGLPGTTAFMEDYTYHFDPQNPMVLGSHMLEVDPALAIGKPRIEVHPLGIGGKADPARLVFNGQSGDALNASLVDMGTRFRLIVNKVQGVAVEEELPKLPVARVLWKPLPDMKTGCSAWILAGGAHHTAYSLSLTPEYLEDFARIAGLEYVLIDEDTTVARLEDQLKWNELYYLLSK